A window of the Sabethes cyaneus chromosome 1, idSabCyanKW18_F2, whole genome shotgun sequence genome harbors these coding sequences:
- the LOC128736888 gene encoding NADH-ubiquinone oxidoreductase 75 kDa subunit, mitochondrial: MLRAPFTRALALGARGQTSPVHVVRTTATTPAKLPEKIEVFVDDKPVMVDPGTTVLQAAALVGVEIPRFCYHERLAVAGNCRMCLVEVEKSPKPVAACAMPVMKGWRIKTNSEMTRKAREGVMEFLLMNHPLDCPICDQGGECDLQDQAMAFGSDRSRFTDIDHSGKRAVEDKDIGPLVKTIMTRCIHCTRCIRFASEVAGVDDLGTTGRGNDMQIGTYVEKLFLTELSGNVIDLCPVGALTNKPYSFVARPWEIRKIESIDVLDAIGSNIIVSTRTGEVLRILPRENDEINEEWLSDKSRFACDGLKRQRLIAPMLRNPSGELEAVEWESALITIAQALRSAPKGKIAAVAGGLVDAESLVALKDLLNRLGSETLCTEQKFPTDGSGIDFRSSYLLNSSIASCEEADLVLLVGTNPRYEAPLLNTRLRKGYVHNEQNIALIGPKVNLSYEYEHLGNDVSLVRDIASGNHPFAKKLKAAKKPLIIVGADMLARKDGSAFATALHVFSNSLSPADPNWKVWNVLQTNAAQTAALDVGYTPGAEAAISAEPKVLFLLGADAGAIKKEQLPKDCFVIYQGHHGDDGAQLAHAILPGAAYTEKQGTYVNTEGRAQQTLVAVTPPGLAREDWKILRALSEVTGAPLPYDTLDELRTRMEDIAPHLVRYGRLEKANFFKAAEELLRNAPVQFDGSKIDVSQKKLEDFFMTDPITRASPTMAKCVTAAKKQAAQAAN; the protein is encoded by the exons ATGCTACGAGCACCGTTCACAAGGGCACTAGCGCTTGGTGCGCGCGGTCAGACCTCCCCGGTGCACGTCGTCCGGACAACGGCAACGACTCCGGCTAAGCTGCCGGAGAAAATAGAGGTGTTTGTTGACGACAAACCGGTGATGGTGGATCCCGGAACTACGGTCCTGCAGGCAGCCGCTCTAGTGGGTGTGGAAATACCCCGTTTCTGCTACCACGAACGGTTGGCCGTAGCCGGAAACTGCCGGATGTGTCTGGTCGAGGTTGAAAAGTCCCCGAAACCGGTGGCCGCTTGCGCTATGCCTGTGATGAAGGGTTGGCGCATTAAGACCAATTCCGAAATGACCCGTAAGGCTCGGGAAGGTGTCATGGAATTTCTGCTGATGAACCATCCGTTGGACTGTCCGATCTGCGACCAGGGAGGCGAATGTGACTTGCAGGACCAAGCTATGGCTTTCGGCTCGGATCGGTCGAGATTTACCGATATCGATCACAGTGGCAAGCGTGCCGTTGAAGATAAGGATATTGGACCCTTGGTGAAAACTATTATGACCCGTTGTATCCACTGTACTCGATGCATTCGGTTTGCTTCGGAAGTCGCTGGAGTTGATGATTTGGGAACGACCGGACGAGGAAACGATATGCAGATTGGAACCTACGTCGAGAAACTGTTCTTGACTGAACTGTCCGGGAATGTGATTGATCTTTGCCCGGTCGGTGCTTTGACTAATAAGCCGTACAGCTTCGTTGCCCGTCCTTGGGAGATTCGTAAGATCGAATCAATTGATGTTTTGGATGCTATCGGAAGTAACATCATTGTTAGCACACGCACTGGCGAAGTGCTCCGAATTTTGCCTCGTGAAAACGATGAAATCAACGAGGAATGGCTGTCGGACAAGTCTCGTTTTGCCTGCGACGGTCTCAAGCGTCAGCGGTTGATTGCTCCGATGCTGCGCAATCCGAGTGGCGAGTTGGAAGCGGTTGAGTGGGAATCGGCTCTGATTACTATCGCTCAGGCGCTTCGCAGTGCTCCGAAGGGCAAAATCGCTGCTGTCGCCGGTGGGTTAGTCGATGCAGAATCTTTAGTGGCTTTGAAGGATCTGCTGAATAGGTTGGGATCGGAAACGCTGTGCACGGAGCAGAAATTTCCAACCGACGGGTCGGGAATCGATTTCCGTTCTAGCTATTTGTTGAATTCATCGATCGCTTCCTGCGAGGAAGCCGATCTGGTGCTGCTCGTGGGTACCAATCCACGTTACGAGGCTCCATTGCTGAACACCAGACTACGCAAGGGCTACGTTCACAATGAACAGAATATCGCTTTGATTGGACCGAAGGTCAATCTGTCGTATGAGTATGAG CATCTTGGAAATGACGTCTCCTTGGTTCGCGATATCGCCTCGGGAAACCATCCTTTTGCTAAGAAGTTGAAGGCCGCTAAAAAGCCATTGATTATTGTTGGTGCTGACATGTTGGCACGAAAGGATGGCAGCGCCTTTGCAACTGCTCTCCACGTGTTTTCCAACTCATTGAGCCCCGCTGAT CCCAACTGGAAGGTTTGGAACGTTCTGCAAACAAACGCAGCCCAAACGGCGGCCCTGGACGTTGGTTATACACCGGGTGCGGAGGCAGCGATCAGTGCAGAGCCAAAGGTGCTGTTCCTTTTGGGAGCAGATGCCGGTGCCATCAAGAAAGAGCAACTCCCGAAGGATTGCTTCGTCATCTACCAGGGTCATCACGGAGATGACGGAGCTCAGCTGGCGCATGCTATTCTGCCGGGAGCGGCCTACACCGAGAAGCAGGGCACCTATGTCAACACGGAAGGTCGTGCCCAGCAGACACTTGTCGCCGTTACTCCACCCGGTCTGGCTCGTGAGGACTGGAAGATTCTGCGTGCTCTGTCAGAAGTTACCGGTGCTCCGCTCCCGTACGATACCCTGGATGAGCTGCGAACACGCATGGAAGACATCGCGCCACATCTCGTCCGTTACGGCCGACTGGAGAAGGCGAACTTCTTTAAGGCGGCCGAAGAATTGCTGCGCAATGCACCGGTACAGTTCGACGGCAGCAAGATCGATGTTAGTCAGAAAAAGCTGGAGGATTTCTTCATGACCGATCCGATCACGCGGGCATCGCCCACGATGGCCAAATGTGTAACGGCAGCCAAGAAGCAAGCCGCTCAAGCTGCTAAttag